One region of Malania oleifera isolate guangnan ecotype guangnan chromosome 6, ASM2987363v1, whole genome shotgun sequence genomic DNA includes:
- the LOC131157778 gene encoding G2/mitotic-specific cyclin S13-7-like isoform X2, whose product MASRAPVPLPPRNKPKNAPAEGRKRRALRVIDNLVKDPAVEGKPQTNISRPVTRSYCKQLLANVEADEKKGKAFTSTLTARSKVACEVANKPKDPIVNIDAEDANDELAVMEYVDDIYKFYKQTEAENQILDYMGKQTDMKGKMRSILVDWLIAVHNRRQLTPEILYLTINILDRYLSMNLVSRQELQLVGIASMLIACKYEQHWAPEVKDFVYWSKKAYTREQILVMEKSILGKLEWCLTVPTPYVFLVRYIKASVTPDKEMENMVFYLAELGLVNHNIILYNPSMIAASAVYAARCTLSKKPSWSETLKHYTGYSENHLKVCAKLLARLHSTAAEDKLKAVYRKFSNPDRGTVALLPPEKSLLAAASSS is encoded by the exons ATGGCTTCGAGAGCTCCTGTTCCCCTGCCACCAAGAA ATAAGCCGAAGAACGCACCAGCAGAAGGACGAAAACGCAGAGCGCTCAGAGTTATTGACAATCTTGTGAAAGACCCAGCCGTCGAAGGGAAGCCTCAAACTAATATCTCTCGCCCTGTTACAAG GAGTTATTGCAAACAATTACTGGCAAATGTAGAAGCAGATGAAAAGAAAGGCAAGGCCTTCACTTCAACCCTCACAGCTAGAAGCAAG GTTGCTTGTGAGGTTGCTAATAAACCAAAGGATCCAATAGTGAACATTGATGCAGAGGATGCTAATGATGAATTGGCAGTAATGGAGTATGTTGATGATATCTATAAGTTCTACAAGCAGACAGAG GCCGAGAATCAAATTCTAGATTACATGGGTAAACAGACAGACATGAAAGGAAAAATGCGATCCATTCTTGTAGACTGGCTAATTGCAGTTCATAACAGACGTCAGCTCACACCAGAAATTCTTTATCTTACTATAAATATTCTTGATCGGTACCTTTCAATGAATTTGGTTTCAAGACAAGAGCTTCAGTTAGTTGGCATTGCCTCGATGCTCATTGCCTGCAAGTATGAGCAGCATTGGGCTCCAGAG GTGAAGGACTTTGTTTACTGGTCAAAAAAGGCCTATACCAGGGAACAAATACTTGTTATGGAAAAATCAATCTTAGGAaagttggagtggtgcctaaCAGTTCCTACGCCATACGTCTTCCTTGTTAGGTATATCAAGGCTTCTGTCACGCCCGACAAGGag ATGGAGAACATGGTGTTTTACCTCGCCGAACTTGGTCTGGTGAACCACAATATAATACTCTACAACCCCTCGATGATTGCTGCTTCTGCAGTTTATGCTGCTCGCTGTACCCTCAGCAAGAAACCCTCTTGGAGTGAAACACTAAAGCACTACACAGGCTACTCTGAAAATCATCTAAA GGTTTGTGCAAAGCTCTTGGCTAGACTTCACTCGACAGCTGCAGAAGATAAACTGAAGGCTGTGTACCGGAAGTTCTCAAATCCAGACCGGGGAACAGTAGCCCTTTTGCCACCAGAAAAAAGTCTCTTGGCTGCTGCTTCTTCATCATGA
- the LOC131157778 gene encoding G2/mitotic-specific cyclin S13-7-like isoform X1, with protein sequence MASRAPVPLPPRKDKPKNAPAEGRKRRALRVIDNLVKDPAVEGKPQTNISRPVTRSYCKQLLANVEADEKKGKAFTSTLTARSKVACEVANKPKDPIVNIDAEDANDELAVMEYVDDIYKFYKQTEAENQILDYMGKQTDMKGKMRSILVDWLIAVHNRRQLTPEILYLTINILDRYLSMNLVSRQELQLVGIASMLIACKYEQHWAPEVKDFVYWSKKAYTREQILVMEKSILGKLEWCLTVPTPYVFLVRYIKASVTPDKEMENMVFYLAELGLVNHNIILYNPSMIAASAVYAARCTLSKKPSWSETLKHYTGYSENHLKVCAKLLARLHSTAAEDKLKAVYRKFSNPDRGTVALLPPEKSLLAAASSS encoded by the exons ATGGCTTCGAGAGCTCCTGTTCCCCTGCCACCAAGAA AAGATAAGCCGAAGAACGCACCAGCAGAAGGACGAAAACGCAGAGCGCTCAGAGTTATTGACAATCTTGTGAAAGACCCAGCCGTCGAAGGGAAGCCTCAAACTAATATCTCTCGCCCTGTTACAAG GAGTTATTGCAAACAATTACTGGCAAATGTAGAAGCAGATGAAAAGAAAGGCAAGGCCTTCACTTCAACCCTCACAGCTAGAAGCAAG GTTGCTTGTGAGGTTGCTAATAAACCAAAGGATCCAATAGTGAACATTGATGCAGAGGATGCTAATGATGAATTGGCAGTAATGGAGTATGTTGATGATATCTATAAGTTCTACAAGCAGACAGAG GCCGAGAATCAAATTCTAGATTACATGGGTAAACAGACAGACATGAAAGGAAAAATGCGATCCATTCTTGTAGACTGGCTAATTGCAGTTCATAACAGACGTCAGCTCACACCAGAAATTCTTTATCTTACTATAAATATTCTTGATCGGTACCTTTCAATGAATTTGGTTTCAAGACAAGAGCTTCAGTTAGTTGGCATTGCCTCGATGCTCATTGCCTGCAAGTATGAGCAGCATTGGGCTCCAGAG GTGAAGGACTTTGTTTACTGGTCAAAAAAGGCCTATACCAGGGAACAAATACTTGTTATGGAAAAATCAATCTTAGGAaagttggagtggtgcctaaCAGTTCCTACGCCATACGTCTTCCTTGTTAGGTATATCAAGGCTTCTGTCACGCCCGACAAGGag ATGGAGAACATGGTGTTTTACCTCGCCGAACTTGGTCTGGTGAACCACAATATAATACTCTACAACCCCTCGATGATTGCTGCTTCTGCAGTTTATGCTGCTCGCTGTACCCTCAGCAAGAAACCCTCTTGGAGTGAAACACTAAAGCACTACACAGGCTACTCTGAAAATCATCTAAA GGTTTGTGCAAAGCTCTTGGCTAGACTTCACTCGACAGCTGCAGAAGATAAACTGAAGGCTGTGTACCGGAAGTTCTCAAATCCAGACCGGGGAACAGTAGCCCTTTTGCCACCAGAAAAAAGTCTCTTGGCTGCTGCTTCTTCATCATGA